Proteins encoded by one window of Acidipropionibacterium virtanenii:
- a CDS encoding DNA polymerase III subunit gamma and tau, with protein MPEPDPDAEPVPADDVDDGIGEDADAAYGGPETPIESEGLESEEDAEPGDLPLPPVEETEIEETEPEPEVDVPGPEPADDVPEPPLALYRRYRPETFDEVIGQEHVTEPLKRAIINNRVNHAYLFSGPRGCGKTTSARILARALNCEKGPTPTPCGVCQSCRDLARGGSGSIDVIEIDAASHGGVDDARDLRERAFFAPVASRYKIYIIDEAHMVTTQGFNALLKLVEEPPPHVKFIFATTEPEKVIGTIRSRTHHYPFRLVPPKTLVTYLEQICHQEGIAVDHAVLPLVVRAGGGSVRDSLSVLDQLLGGAQADGVSYEQAAALLGYTPDALLDQIVDAFAAGDAHEVFATIDKVIEVGQDPRRFAEDLLRRMRDLVILAAVPDACTSGLIDVSPEQATRLSHQVAGLGSGELTRAAEVLATGLTQMRGTTAPRLHLELMCSRILLPGADAGDRGYSARLDRLERRMGMDDGGPEGAPEIPAPGPEVQDAVAAPNTEPVETPQPRQSFQQPSQGAGDRAVAEPATGQPSAEQPSGITAPSSQPSTQSSAPRTRRRPRPSSQDYAPGGRSPEPRQEQSRGEQPPQEQPQQRQPQQDRRQAAERPSAPRPDAVAGAQSEGGTAPSGGGSSGRGHVDIAMVRRAWPQVLDAVRAKRKVAGMVLSQYAQVIEVHGRTATVAFANPGAREMFESGPGQAMLHDAVMDVLGADLTFTPVLGGGQGPTGPAQPGPSRPDPDRPGPPGPGGGYGPDNDPGYGPGPEPGDPQGEPPGPSEPGREQTDRDRAVDVPVGPDGVVPGAFGPDGVVPAGAVPGRPENPAGPVPGGPEAASTGRGTPPAAVTPPSAPSPASTSTPPEQEVGDPVTGGDAGAIDEAARRAMTHRWSERAKERIRAMSHHVEEPPSPDEVPEEADWTDSEIVESPSQSPAQLIMAELGGVVIDDPLVQQ; from the coding sequence ATTCCCGAACCGGACCCCGATGCCGAGCCCGTTCCCGCCGATGACGTCGACGACGGCATCGGTGAGGATGCCGACGCCGCGTACGGCGGCCCCGAGACCCCGATCGAGTCCGAGGGACTGGAGTCCGAGGAGGATGCCGAGCCCGGAGACCTTCCGCTTCCCCCGGTCGAGGAGACAGAGATCGAGGAGACAGAGCCGGAGCCCGAGGTGGACGTTCCCGGGCCGGAGCCGGCCGATGACGTCCCCGAACCGCCGCTGGCTCTCTACCGGCGTTACCGGCCCGAGACCTTCGACGAGGTCATCGGCCAGGAGCACGTCACCGAGCCGCTCAAGCGCGCCATCATCAACAACCGCGTCAATCACGCCTACCTGTTCTCCGGGCCGCGAGGCTGCGGCAAGACCACCAGCGCCCGGATCCTCGCCAGAGCACTCAACTGCGAGAAGGGACCGACGCCCACGCCGTGCGGTGTCTGCCAGTCCTGTCGCGATCTGGCCCGGGGAGGCTCCGGATCGATCGACGTCATCGAGATCGACGCGGCCTCCCACGGCGGCGTCGACGACGCCCGTGACCTGCGGGAGCGGGCCTTCTTCGCCCCGGTCGCCTCCCGCTACAAGATCTACATCATCGACGAGGCCCATATGGTCACCACGCAGGGCTTCAACGCCCTGCTGAAGCTCGTCGAGGAGCCCCCGCCGCACGTCAAATTCATCTTCGCGACCACCGAGCCCGAGAAGGTCATCGGGACCATCCGTTCGCGCACCCATCACTACCCGTTCCGGCTGGTGCCGCCGAAGACGCTGGTGACCTATCTGGAGCAGATCTGCCACCAGGAGGGCATCGCCGTCGATCATGCGGTGCTGCCCCTGGTGGTCCGCGCCGGCGGCGGATCGGTGCGCGACTCCCTGTCGGTGCTCGACCAGCTGCTGGGCGGGGCGCAGGCCGACGGCGTCTCCTACGAGCAGGCGGCGGCGCTGCTGGGGTACACCCCCGATGCGCTGCTCGACCAGATCGTCGACGCCTTCGCGGCGGGCGATGCCCACGAGGTCTTCGCCACCATCGACAAGGTGATCGAGGTCGGTCAGGATCCGCGGCGGTTCGCCGAGGATCTGCTGCGCCGGATGCGCGATCTGGTGATCCTGGCGGCGGTGCCGGACGCCTGCACGAGCGGGCTGATCGACGTCTCCCCCGAGCAGGCCACCCGGCTGTCCCATCAGGTCGCCGGGCTGGGGTCCGGGGAGCTCACCCGGGCCGCGGAGGTGCTGGCGACCGGGCTCACCCAGATGAGGGGGACGACGGCGCCGCGGCTCCACCTGGAGCTGATGTGCTCGCGGATTCTGCTGCCCGGGGCCGACGCCGGGGATCGCGGATACAGCGCTCGTCTGGATCGCCTGGAGCGCCGGATGGGGATGGATGATGGCGGGCCTGAAGGGGCTCCCGAGATTCCCGCACCTGGGCCGGAGGTTCAGGACGCGGTTGCCGCGCCGAACACTGAGCCGGTGGAGACGCCGCAGCCCCGGCAGTCCTTCCAGCAGCCCTCCCAAGGGGCTGGCGACCGGGCTGTCGCCGAACCCGCCACCGGACAGCCGTCCGCCGAACAGCCGTCCGGAATCACTGCGCCCTCCTCCCAGCCTTCCACCCAGTCCTCCGCCCCGCGGACGCGTCGTCGGCCACGGCCGAGCAGCCAGGACTATGCCCCCGGCGGGCGGTCTCCCGAACCCCGCCAGGAGCAGTCCCGAGGGGAGCAGCCCCCGCAGGAACAGCCGCAGCAGCGCCAGCCCCAGCAGGATCGGCGACAGGCTGCGGAGCGTCCGTCCGCGCCACGGCCCGACGCGGTCGCCGGTGCTCAGAGCGAGGGGGGGACGGCCCCGTCAGGGGGGGGCTCCTCGGGCCGGGGGCATGTCGATATCGCGATGGTGCGTCGGGCCTGGCCGCAGGTCCTCGACGCCGTCCGGGCGAAGCGGAAAGTGGCCGGGATGGTGCTGTCCCAGTACGCGCAGGTGATCGAGGTGCACGGGCGCACCGCGACCGTCGCCTTCGCCAACCCGGGCGCCCGTGAGATGTTCGAGAGCGGTCCGGGGCAGGCCATGCTCCACGACGCGGTGATGGACGTGCTGGGGGCCGATCTCACCTTCACCCCGGTGCTCGGTGGGGGGCAGGGGCCGACCGGTCCGGCTCAGCCTGGACCGTCCCGGCCCGATCCTGACCGGCCGGGTCCCCCCGGACCCGGAGGAGGATACGGGCCGGACAACGATCCCGGATACGGCCCGGGACCGGAGCCGGGCGACCCACAGGGAGAGCCCCCGGGCCCTTCTGAGCCCGGCCGCGAGCAGACCGATCGTGACCGGGCGGTGGACGTACCGGTCGGCCCTGACGGTGTTGTGCCGGGAGCTTTCGGCCCTGACGGTGTTGTGCCTGCTGGTGCGGTGCCGGGTCGGCCCGAGAATCCGGCCGGCCCGGTTCCCGGAGGCCCGGAGGCGGCGTCAACAGGTCGGGGGACTCCGCCCGCTGCGGTGACGCCACCGAGCGCACCGAGCCCGGCGAGCACATCGACCCCGCCCGAGCAGGAGGTGGGAGACCCGGTTACCGGGGGTGATGCCGGCGCGATTGACGAGGCGGCCCGCCGCGCCATGACCCACAGGTGGTCGGAGCGCGCCAAGGAGCGCATCCGCGCGATGTCCCACCACGTCGAGGAGCCGCCGTCTCCGGATGAGGTTCCGGAGGAGGCGGACTGGACGGACTCGGAGATCGTGGAGTCGCCCAGCCAGTCCCCGGCGCAGCTGATCATGGCGGAGCTGGGCGGAGTGGTGATCGACGACCCGCTCGTACAGCAGTAG
- a CDS encoding RNA-binding S4 domain-containing protein, whose protein sequence is MTRIDVWLWSVRAFKTRSLATNAVKGGHIRLNDDPVKPAKEVRPGDLVTIKTPGWDRVLKVVNPISKRVGARIAVDAYEDISAPRPEWLSAPMARRDRGAGRPTKKDRRDIEQLRGRENR, encoded by the coding sequence ATGACCAGGATCGATGTCTGGCTGTGGTCGGTACGAGCCTTCAAGACCCGATCGCTGGCCACCAATGCCGTCAAGGGCGGTCACATCCGCCTCAACGACGACCCGGTGAAGCCCGCCAAGGAGGTCAGACCGGGCGACCTCGTGACCATCAAGACTCCCGGTTGGGACCGGGTGCTCAAAGTGGTGAACCCGATCAGCAAGCGGGTCGGCGCCAGGATCGCCGTCGACGCCTACGAGGACATCTCGGCGCCCCGTCCCGAATGGCTCTCGGCACCGATGGCCCGTCGCGACCGCGGAGCCGGCCGGCCGACCAAGAAGGATCGCCGCGACATCGAACAGCTGCGCGGCCGCGAGAACCGCTGA
- a CDS encoding endonuclease III domain-containing protein, with the protein MPSTLQLRDLPAALRDHLGPRTTWWTVSSPFEILVGCVLVQNTNWRNVEGSLASLRDAGIFSPDELLATTPEELIALIRSSGFQTAKERALRGLCGWWTTHLGQTGPRLGAPVAASALLAAAPVLPGVPTGDLRTELRALRGIGPETADVIMLYLLGRGVFVADTYSRRLLARLGAPVPRSYDALSSLVSRHVDLDLAGWQEFHGLVDDYGKRHCTSDAAWAAGPLAGRRLLLKEPSASGPVEHHAPDRA; encoded by the coding sequence ATGCCCTCGACCCTCCAGCTGCGCGACCTCCCCGCTGCCCTGCGCGATCACCTGGGCCCCCGCACCACCTGGTGGACGGTGAGTTCCCCCTTCGAGATCCTGGTCGGCTGCGTCCTGGTGCAGAACACGAACTGGCGCAATGTCGAGGGCTCACTGGCCTCGCTGCGCGACGCGGGCATCTTCTCCCCCGACGAGCTGCTGGCCACCACCCCCGAGGAACTCATCGCGCTCATCCGAAGCTCGGGATTCCAGACCGCCAAGGAGCGTGCCCTGCGCGGCCTGTGCGGGTGGTGGACCACCCACCTGGGCCAGACGGGCCCGCGGCTCGGCGCCCCGGTCGCGGCCTCGGCCCTGCTGGCCGCCGCCCCGGTGCTGCCCGGCGTCCCGACCGGCGATCTTCGGACGGAGCTGCGGGCTCTTCGGGGGATCGGCCCGGAGACCGCCGACGTCATCATGCTGTATCTACTGGGCCGGGGAGTCTTCGTCGCCGACACCTACTCACGACGGCTGCTGGCCCGGCTGGGCGCCCCGGTTCCCCGCAGCTACGACGCGCTCTCGTCCCTGGTGAGCCGCCACGTGGATCTGGATCTGGCGGGATGGCAGGAGTTCCACGGGCTGGTCGATGACTACGGGAAGCGCCACTGCACCAGCGATGCCGCATGGGCGGCCGGCCCGCTGGCCGGGCGCCGGTTGCTGCTGAAGGAGCCGTCCGCCTCGGGACCGGTGGAGCACCACGCGCCCGACCGCGCATGA
- a CDS encoding APC family permease: MSSEQLAAPSRAGASPVADSGLRRSLTLPTLIVYGLLFIGPTSPMGTFGVLDARSHGAISLVFIIATVAVAFTAWSYARMSRAVPLAGSVFAYASAGLGRRPGFIAGWMLGLDYLFMPSMMSLILGIAAHHLIPAVPAWMFTAASILLMTGLNLAGIRTTTTISFIVLGIEIAMLAVFIVAAIVVLADHGPQRPWLSPLVGSGGFDLAGVIGAVSIAVLSFLGFDGIAGFAEETTGSGRQVSRALVVCLVLAGGLFAAQTYLAALLSPRTPAYLAAHPGDQGTDFYQLLGSQIGTWLGTTVTVVKAIGPVFSAMVAQAAASRLIYGMARDSTLPSALARIDPRTRTPRNAVLVTAVLTLVISVTAAVRPDGLELLSSLVTVGALVGFLFLHAAVIGYFVRGRRTSHPIPHIVIPVIGALIILAVLSLAAHPAVAVAAIWLVVGLGVLTFRMVRRPSDSSV; this comes from the coding sequence ATGAGCAGTGAACAGCTCGCAGCACCGTCGCGGGCCGGCGCGAGCCCGGTGGCCGACTCCGGACTACGACGCAGCCTGACCCTGCCCACCCTCATCGTCTACGGACTGCTGTTCATCGGCCCCACCTCGCCGATGGGCACCTTCGGCGTCCTGGATGCTCGCAGTCACGGGGCGATCAGCCTGGTCTTCATCATCGCCACCGTGGCCGTGGCCTTCACAGCGTGGTCGTACGCCCGGATGTCCCGGGCCGTCCCGCTCGCCGGATCGGTCTTCGCCTACGCCTCGGCCGGCCTCGGACGCCGGCCCGGGTTCATCGCCGGGTGGATGCTCGGCCTGGACTATCTGTTCATGCCGTCGATGATGTCGCTGATCCTCGGGATCGCCGCCCATCACCTCATTCCCGCGGTACCGGCCTGGATGTTCACCGCGGCGAGCATCCTGCTCATGACGGGTCTGAACCTCGCCGGGATCAGGACGACGACCACGATCAGCTTCATCGTCCTCGGGATCGAGATCGCGATGCTGGCCGTCTTCATCGTCGCCGCGATCGTCGTGCTGGCGGATCACGGACCTCAGCGCCCCTGGCTGTCCCCGCTGGTCGGCTCGGGCGGCTTCGACCTCGCCGGCGTGATCGGAGCGGTCTCGATCGCGGTGCTGTCCTTCCTCGGTTTCGACGGCATCGCCGGCTTCGCCGAGGAGACCACCGGATCGGGCAGGCAGGTCTCCCGAGCCCTGGTGGTCTGTCTCGTGCTCGCCGGGGGGCTGTTCGCGGCCCAGACGTACCTCGCCGCCCTGCTGTCGCCGAGGACTCCGGCATATCTCGCCGCCCACCCGGGAGATCAGGGCACGGATTTCTACCAACTGCTCGGCTCCCAGATCGGCACCTGGCTGGGCACCACGGTCACCGTCGTCAAGGCGATAGGGCCGGTCTTCTCCGCCATGGTGGCCCAGGCGGCGGCCAGTCGGCTGATCTACGGGATGGCCCGGGACAGTACCCTTCCGAGCGCTCTGGCAAGGATCGATCCGCGCACCCGGACCCCGCGCAACGCCGTCCTGGTGACGGCCGTTCTCACGCTGGTCATCTCCGTCACCGCGGCGGTCCGCCCCGACGGTCTCGAGTTGCTCTCCTCGCTGGTCACCGTCGGGGCGCTGGTCGGATTCCTGTTCCTGCACGCCGCGGTGATCGGCTACTTCGTTCGCGGTCGCCGCACCTCTCACCCGATCCCCCACATCGTGATCCCGGTGATCGGGGCCCTCATCATCCTGGCCGTGCTGTCATTGGCGGCGCACCCGGCCGTCGCCGTGGCCGCGATCTGGCTGGTCGTCGGCCTGGGGGTCCTGACCTTCCGGATGGTCAGGCGCCCGTCAGATTCCTCCGTCTGA
- a CDS encoding ABC transporter permease, which yields MTALTGTLRILRWGLRRDRIRILLWGLGVAATTAATVPAVRDAYPDAAARIARAELSRTPGTVVMTGPFFGAGAPGSAHDPGVGAVVVNELGVFLLVAVAVMSILAAVRHTRADEEAGRTELVRALPTGRAAPATAAMLLVALMNALLGAVIAGCLAVTGLDVVGSAAFGASCLVTGLAFGALALCAAQLTGHSRSASGIGMAVLGALFLARAVGDVDDPSGGSWLSWLSPIAWAQQIRVFDDLRLWPLGLGAGLAVVALVVAAVLAGRRDLGEGLLPGRRGRAAAPGRLRSPAGMAMRLLWPSAVAWTVSLLVLGAVFGGLAGAIEDLVAESPDIARWLGGSKTLLESYAGLVAAYLAAAVTALAVQMVLRLRDEEMTGRIEHQIAMGASRTGVMGGWLGVTSVGLVLALLGSAVGLGAGMTAAMEDRAWLWRLIGATLGYLPAVLAVMALAAALVGLVPRASRAGWAMVGWTAVVVFFGELLDIPDAAADISPVALTRMVPAEASSVAVLGGLSASAVVLSAVGLWGFRRRNLTGA from the coding sequence ATGACCGCGCTGACCGGGACCCTGCGGATCCTGAGGTGGGGGCTGCGCCGCGACCGGATCCGGATCCTGCTGTGGGGCCTCGGAGTCGCCGCGACCACCGCGGCCACCGTCCCGGCGGTGCGCGACGCCTACCCGGACGCGGCGGCGCGGATCGCCCGCGCCGAACTGTCGCGCACCCCTGGAACTGTGGTGATGACCGGCCCGTTCTTCGGGGCGGGCGCGCCCGGATCGGCCCACGACCCGGGTGTGGGCGCCGTGGTCGTCAACGAACTCGGCGTCTTCCTGCTGGTGGCGGTGGCCGTCATGAGCATCCTCGCGGCGGTGCGTCACACCCGCGCCGACGAGGAGGCCGGACGTACCGAGCTGGTGCGTGCCCTGCCCACCGGCCGGGCCGCCCCGGCGACGGCGGCGATGCTGCTGGTGGCGCTGATGAATGCGCTCCTCGGTGCGGTGATCGCGGGATGCCTGGCGGTCACCGGACTGGACGTCGTCGGATCGGCGGCCTTCGGGGCGTCCTGCCTGGTCACCGGGCTGGCCTTCGGGGCGCTGGCGCTGTGCGCGGCCCAGCTGACCGGGCACTCGCGGTCGGCGAGCGGGATCGGAATGGCCGTGCTGGGGGCGCTCTTCCTGGCGCGGGCGGTCGGCGACGTCGACGACCCGTCGGGCGGCTCGTGGCTGTCCTGGCTCTCACCGATCGCCTGGGCCCAGCAGATCCGCGTCTTCGACGACCTGCGGCTGTGGCCCCTGGGGCTGGGGGCGGGGCTGGCCGTCGTCGCGCTGGTCGTGGCGGCGGTGTTGGCAGGTCGACGCGACCTGGGGGAGGGGCTGCTGCCTGGACGTCGTGGACGGGCGGCGGCGCCGGGGCGTCTGCGCTCCCCGGCGGGCATGGCGATGCGGCTGCTGTGGCCGTCGGCGGTGGCGTGGACCGTCTCCCTCCTGGTACTCGGTGCGGTGTTCGGCGGTCTGGCCGGCGCGATCGAGGATCTGGTCGCCGAGTCGCCGGACATCGCCCGCTGGCTCGGCGGGTCCAAGACACTGCTGGAGTCCTACGCGGGGCTGGTCGCCGCCTATCTCGCAGCAGCCGTGACGGCGCTGGCGGTTCAGATGGTGCTGAGACTGCGCGACGAGGAGATGACCGGTCGCATCGAGCACCAGATTGCGATGGGGGCGAGTCGCACTGGCGTGATGGGCGGCTGGCTGGGGGTGACGTCGGTCGGGCTGGTGCTGGCGCTGCTGGGCTCTGCGGTCGGGCTGGGCGCGGGAATGACCGCCGCGATGGAGGACCGGGCCTGGTTGTGGCGCCTCATCGGCGCGACCCTCGGATATCTGCCCGCGGTGCTCGCCGTCATGGCGCTGGCCGCCGCGCTGGTGGGGCTGGTGCCCCGAGCCTCGAGGGCCGGCTGGGCGATGGTCGGATGGACGGCGGTCGTCGTCTTCTTCGGGGAGCTCTTGGATATTCCTGACGCCGCGGCCGACATCTCGCCGGTGGCGCTGACGCGGATGGTTCCGGCCGAGGCGTCGTCCGTGGCTGTTCTGGGAGGGCTGTCAGCCTCCGCCGTGGTGCTGTCGGCTGTCGGGCTGTGGGGATTCAGACGGAGGAATCTGACGGGCGCCTGA
- a CDS encoding ABC transporter ATP-binding protein codes for MNDVPLDCRGLEKSFGRTRALDGFDMRVEAGEVAGFLGPNGAGKSTTIRILLGVLRADAGRARVLGSDPWSDAVALHRRMAYVPGDVNLWPNLSGGEIIDYLVGLRSAAYRRSKRYRARRRELLESFRLDPTKKAAGYSKGNRQKVALVAALACDAELYLFDEPTSGLDPLMEALFTAELARLKADGCTVLLSSHILGEVEKACDTVTIIRDGRTAEAGRLDELRHLRGAEVSASVDGDSARRIGSLPGVHGAAVDGDRLSFTVEDAGVVGVLGALADAGARGVSVEPISLERLFLDHYEESSPREPQAARR; via the coding sequence ATGAATGACGTGCCCCTCGACTGCCGGGGACTCGAGAAGTCCTTCGGCCGCACCCGAGCACTCGACGGATTCGACATGCGGGTGGAGGCCGGTGAGGTCGCCGGATTCCTGGGACCCAACGGAGCCGGCAAGTCCACCACCATCCGCATCCTGCTGGGCGTGCTGCGCGCCGATGCCGGTCGCGCCCGGGTGCTGGGCTCCGATCCCTGGTCCGACGCCGTGGCGCTGCACCGCCGGATGGCCTACGTGCCCGGCGACGTCAACCTGTGGCCGAACCTGTCGGGAGGCGAGATCATCGACTACCTCGTCGGGCTGCGCTCGGCGGCCTACCGGCGCTCCAAGCGGTACCGGGCACGGCGCCGGGAGCTTCTGGAGAGCTTCCGGCTGGACCCGACGAAGAAGGCCGCCGGCTACTCGAAGGGCAACCGGCAGAAGGTCGCCCTGGTCGCCGCCCTGGCCTGCGACGCCGAGCTGTACCTCTTCGACGAGCCCACCTCGGGCCTCGACCCCCTCATGGAAGCGCTGTTCACCGCCGAGCTGGCCCGCCTCAAGGCAGACGGCTGCACGGTGCTGCTGTCCAGCCACATCCTGGGGGAGGTGGAGAAGGCCTGCGACACCGTCACCATCATCCGCGACGGCCGCACCGCAGAGGCCGGACGCCTCGACGAGCTGCGTCACCTGCGAGGCGCCGAGGTGTCGGCGAGTGTCGACGGCGACTCCGCCAGACGGATCGGCTCTCTGCCCGGCGTCCATGGCGCCGCCGTCGACGGCGATCGGCTGTCCTTCACGGTCGAGGACGCCGGTGTGGTCGGGGTGCTGGGGGCCTTGGCCGACGCCGGGGCGCGAGGGGTGAGCGTCGAGCCGATCAGCCTGGAACGGCTCTTCCTGGATCACTACGAGGAGAGCTCCCCGCGGGAGCCTCAGGCGGCCCGACGATGA
- a CDS encoding APC family permease, whose translation MAKDEAGTAPMTQDGPGLRRSLTLRDLIVYGLLFIGPTAPMGTFGVLDARSCGAIGLVFVIATLAMAFTAWSYARMSRAVPLAGSVFAYASAGLGPRPGFVAGWMIGLDYLFIPSMASLFTGIAAHQLVPAIPVWVFTLIGILLITGLNLAGVKTAAVVGFVMLAIEVVVLAIFVVAALVVLAGDGAQRDWLSPLTGVGGFDVAGVLGAVSVAVLAFLGFDAIASFAEETTGSSRQVSKALQFCLILAGALFVVQTYLGALLSPLTPDYLNAHQAEQGTAFYQMLDTEIGRWFGTTLTLTKAIGPVFSALVAQAAVSRLMFGMARDGALPKALATVDPRTRTPRTAVLVSAVFTIIIAVAAAVRDDGLEVLSSMVTVGALVGFLFLHAAVIGYYVRGRRTEQRGRHIAIPVIGAVIIAVVLALAAHLALAIAAVWLVIGVVVLVVRERRP comes from the coding sequence ATGGCGAAGGATGAGGCCGGCACGGCACCAATGACGCAGGACGGCCCCGGGCTGAGGCGCAGCCTGACGCTGCGGGATCTGATCGTCTACGGCCTGCTGTTCATCGGCCCGACGGCCCCGATGGGCACCTTCGGCGTCCTCGACGCCCGAAGCTGCGGGGCGATCGGCCTGGTCTTCGTGATCGCCACTCTGGCGATGGCCTTCACCGCGTGGTCCTACGCGCGGATGTCGCGGGCGGTGCCGCTGGCCGGATCGGTCTTCGCCTACGCCTCGGCAGGGCTGGGGCCGCGTCCCGGATTCGTCGCCGGCTGGATGATCGGTCTGGATTACCTGTTCATCCCGTCGATGGCCTCCCTGTTCACCGGCATCGCCGCCCACCAGCTGGTTCCCGCGATTCCGGTCTGGGTGTTCACCCTCATCGGCATCCTGCTCATCACCGGGCTGAATCTGGCCGGGGTGAAGACGGCAGCGGTCGTCGGATTCGTGATGCTCGCCATCGAGGTGGTGGTGCTGGCGATCTTCGTCGTGGCGGCCTTGGTGGTTCTGGCCGGCGACGGGGCCCAACGCGACTGGCTCTCCCCGCTGACCGGAGTCGGCGGGTTCGATGTCGCCGGGGTACTCGGCGCCGTCTCGGTGGCCGTGCTGGCCTTCCTCGGTTTCGATGCCATTGCCAGCTTCGCCGAGGAGACCACCGGATCCAGCAGGCAGGTCTCGAAGGCCCTGCAGTTCTGCCTGATTCTGGCGGGGGCGCTCTTCGTGGTCCAGACCTACCTGGGCGCGCTGCTGTCGCCGTTGACGCCCGACTACCTCAATGCCCACCAGGCTGAGCAGGGCACCGCCTTCTACCAGATGCTCGACACCGAGATCGGCCGCTGGTTCGGCACCACGCTCACCCTCACCAAGGCGATCGGCCCGGTCTTCTCGGCTCTGGTGGCCCAGGCGGCGGTGAGCCGGCTGATGTTCGGGATGGCCCGCGACGGCGCCCTCCCGAAGGCCCTGGCGACCGTGGACCCGCGCACCCGCACCCCGCGTACCGCGGTGCTGGTCTCGGCGGTGTTCACCATCATCATCGCCGTCGCCGCGGCCGTGCGCGACGACGGTCTGGAGGTGCTGTCCTCGATGGTCACGGTGGGCGCCCTGGTGGGCTTCCTGTTCCTTCACGCCGCGGTCATCGGCTACTACGTGCGCGGACGGCGCACCGAGCAGCGAGGCCGCCACATCGCGATCCCGGTGATCGGGGCGGTCATCATCGCCGTCGTGCTGGCGCTGGCGGCCCACCTGGCCCTGGCGATCGCGGCCGTCTGGCTGGTCATCGGGGTGGTGGTGCTCGTGGTCCGGGAGCGTCGGCCCTGA